One window from the genome of Candidatus Synechococcus calcipolaris G9 encodes:
- the plsX gene encoding phosphate acyltransferase PlsX, which produces MTRARIAIDAMGGDYAPDEIVAGALRAREELDVEVLLVGDPEKINRYLQEHAPSTTPEIIPATDVVEMNEVPLVALKRKPNASINVAMELVKAGQADAVVSAGHSGAAMAAALLRLGRLPGIDRPAIGAVLPTLMAGKSVLVLDVGANVDCRPKYLEQFAIMGSIYSKYVLDVPDPKVGLLNIGEEDCKGNDIAVGANQLLRKNKQISFLGNAEGRDVMSGQFDVIVCDGFVGNILLKFAESLGSVLVQILREELPRGWRGRIGTAFLRPNLRKIKQRMDHAEHGGGLLLGVDGICIISHGSSQAPSIFNAIRLAQEAVDHQVSQRIQACYQQAVALEDQN; this is translated from the coding sequence ATGACTCGCGCACGCATTGCTATTGATGCCATGGGCGGCGACTACGCCCCCGATGAAATTGTCGCCGGAGCCTTAAGGGCGCGGGAAGAACTGGATGTCGAAGTCCTTCTCGTTGGTGACCCAGAAAAAATCAATCGCTATCTCCAGGAACACGCCCCCAGCACCACCCCCGAAATTATCCCCGCCACCGACGTTGTGGAGATGAATGAAGTTCCCCTCGTTGCCCTCAAGCGTAAGCCCAATGCGTCGATCAACGTGGCCATGGAGTTGGTAAAAGCGGGGCAAGCCGATGCGGTGGTTTCCGCCGGACATTCTGGGGCCGCCATGGCCGCAGCCCTACTTCGCCTAGGTCGTTTACCAGGGATTGATCGGCCGGCGATCGGAGCAGTTTTGCCCACCTTGATGGCCGGAAAGTCCGTTTTGGTCTTAGATGTGGGGGCAAACGTAGACTGTCGCCCCAAATACCTAGAGCAATTTGCGATCATGGGGTCTATCTACAGTAAGTATGTTTTAGACGTGCCCGATCCCAAGGTGGGCCTCCTCAATATTGGTGAAGAAGACTGTAAAGGGAATGATATTGCCGTTGGCGCGAATCAACTCCTGCGGAAAAATAAGCAAATTTCATTCCTGGGCAATGCCGAAGGGCGGGATGTGATGTCAGGCCAGTTTGATGTGATTGTCTGCGATGGTTTTGTGGGCAATATTCTGCTCAAATTTGCCGAATCCCTCGGTAGTGTCCTCGTCCAAATCCTCCGGGAAGAATTGCCACGGGGCTGGCGGGGGCGCATAGGGACGGCCTTCCTCCGACCCAACCTCCGCAAGATTAAGCAGCGAATGGATCACGCCGAGCATGGCGGTGGTTTACTCCTCGGCGTAGATGGGATTTGCATCATTAGCCATGGTAGTTCCCAAGCACCCTCTATTTTTAATGCCATTCGCCTGGCCCAAGAGGCGGTTGATCATCAGGTTTCTCAACGTATTCAAGCCTGCTATCAACAAGCCGTTGCCCTTGAGGATCAAAATTAG
- a CDS encoding beta-ketoacyl-ACP synthase III yields MIGVGGATPLPVLDNHALSALVDTSDDWIRSRTGITQRHLASSDVSLVDLASEAAQAALVHAGVATESVDLILLATSTPDDLFGTASLVQARLGAHNAVAFDLTAACSGFIFGLVTAAQYLRAGTYRTVVLIGADILSRWVDWSDRRTCILFGDGAGAVVLQADATDQLLGFELRSDGRLNHYLTLGYEPDPQTLVESVTIGQGKFKPIFMNGREVYRFAVTQVPEVIEKALFRAGLTTDDIDWLLLHQANQRILDAVADRLGIPREKVISNVSDYGNTSAASIPLALSEVVANGQIKPGDVVAAAGFGAGLTWGAAIFRWH; encoded by the coding sequence ATGATTGGGGTGGGGGGCGCAACACCCTTACCTGTCCTAGATAACCATGCCCTCAGTGCCCTAGTCGATACCTCCGATGACTGGATTCGCTCCCGAACGGGCATTACCCAGCGTCACCTAGCCAGTTCCGATGTGTCCCTCGTGGATTTAGCCAGTGAAGCGGCTCAGGCGGCTTTGGTTCATGCAGGCGTTGCAACCGAGTCCGTGGATTTAATCCTTCTGGCCACTTCTACTCCCGATGATTTATTCGGAACAGCCAGTTTAGTCCAAGCTCGCCTAGGGGCCCACAATGCGGTGGCTTTTGATTTGACCGCCGCCTGTTCCGGTTTTATTTTTGGCTTAGTAACGGCCGCCCAGTATCTTCGGGCCGGAACCTACCGAACCGTCGTTTTGATTGGGGCTGATATTCTCTCCCGCTGGGTAGACTGGAGCGATCGCCGCACCTGTATTTTATTTGGTGACGGAGCAGGAGCCGTGGTGTTACAGGCCGATGCCACCGATCAGTTACTTGGCTTTGAACTCCGCAGTGATGGCCGGCTCAATCATTATCTAACCCTTGGATACGAGCCAGACCCCCAAACCCTAGTGGAGTCAGTGACCATTGGTCAAGGCAAATTTAAGCCTATTTTCATGAATGGTCGGGAAGTTTACCGTTTTGCCGTCACCCAAGTCCCCGAAGTCATTGAGAAAGCCCTATTCCGGGCTGGACTTACCACCGATGATATTGACTGGCTCCTCCTCCACCAGGCCAATCAACGCATACTGGATGCAGTTGCCGATCGCCTGGGTATTCCCAGGGAAAAAGTGATTAGTAATGTGAGCGACTACGGCAATACGTCCGCCGCCTCAATTCCCCTCGCCCTTTCAGAGGTCGTAGCCAATGGACAGATCAAACCGGGGGATGTGGTTGCCGCGGCCGGCTTTGGGGCCGGTTTGACCTGGGGAGCGGCAATTTTCCGTTGGCACTGA
- a CDS encoding DUF4278 domain-containing protein — MKLTYRGQDYEANQVHVDTVETDTTAKYRGQSYKVRDLVH; from the coding sequence ATGAAACTTACCTACCGCGGCCAAGACTACGAAGCAAATCAAGTCCATGTCGATACAGTGGAAACCGATACCACCGCTAAATATCGCGGTCAATCCTACAAGGTTCGGGATTTAGTTCACTAG
- a CDS encoding DUF29 domain-containing protein, which translates to MSLLPTDTTHNLYECDLVLWYQETVTRLQQRDFSHLDVEHLIEEIESLANRERRELRSRLFVLLCHYLKRLYIPSVPDYRGWEITIREQQRQLRPMLKDSPSLKNYASENFNEIWDDALAEVKANYPGVELPLDWTFSQTIEDLISLKLFSSSLFQ; encoded by the coding sequence ATGTCCCTCTTACCAACTGACACCACCCATAATCTCTATGAATGTGATTTAGTGCTGTGGTATCAAGAAACAGTCACAAGGCTACAACAACGTGATTTTAGTCATTTAGATGTTGAACATTTAATTGAGGAAATTGAAAGTTTGGCGAATCGGGAACGGCGAGAGTTAAGAAGTCGTCTGTTTGTCCTGCTCTGTCATTACCTGAAGCGTCTTTACATTCCTTCTGTCCCGGATTATCGAGGTTGGGAGATTACCATTCGGGAACAACAGCGACAACTCCGACCAATGCTAAAAGACTCGCCCAGCTTAAAAAATTATGCCTCTGAAAATTTTAATGAAATTTGGGATGATGCCCTTGCAGAAGTAAAAGCAAACTACCCTGGGGTGGAGTTGCCTCTGGACTGGACATTTAGCCAAACCATTGAAGATTTAATTTCCCTAAAGCTATTCTCGTCGTCCTTGTTCCAGTAG